One Turneriella parva DSM 21527 genomic region harbors:
- a CDS encoding DUF2461 domain-containing protein, which translates to MKQSDFNFLRSLAKNNDRDWFTEHREEFETAQKNFLELVAGLIFVLSEHDDSVSNIDPKSCLFRIYRDVRFSKNKAPYKTHLAAFICADGKKSDIVPGYYVHVEPGGRSLFGAGYYRPAKPVLAELQKNIASPSSRIVKLLADKTLRKAFPDLSDDDKLARVPRGFDKNHPQAELLKLKHVFLLTSLSDQTMVKKTVLQDLGKLAEPLCRWNLTLAEIGALHKRRQT; encoded by the coding sequence GTGAAACAGAGCGATTTCAACTTTCTCAGGTCCCTCGCAAAGAATAATGACCGCGATTGGTTCACCGAGCATCGCGAAGAATTTGAGACTGCGCAGAAGAATTTTCTCGAACTCGTGGCAGGGCTCATTTTCGTGCTCAGCGAACATGACGATTCGGTATCGAACATCGACCCCAAAAGCTGCCTTTTCAGAATCTACCGCGATGTACGCTTTAGCAAAAACAAAGCCCCTTACAAGACGCACCTCGCCGCGTTCATCTGTGCCGACGGAAAAAAATCAGACATAGTACCCGGCTATTACGTGCACGTCGAACCCGGCGGCAGATCGCTTTTCGGTGCCGGCTATTACCGGCCGGCAAAACCTGTACTCGCCGAGCTGCAGAAAAACATCGCCTCACCCTCAAGCCGAATCGTGAAACTTCTCGCTGACAAGACACTGCGCAAGGCTTTTCCCGATCTCAGCGACGACGACAAGCTGGCGCGGGTGCCGCGCGGCTTTGACAAGAACCACCCGCAGGCAGAACTTCTGAAATTGAAGCATGTATTCTTGCTGACCAGCCTCAGCGACCAGACAATGGTGAAAAAGACTGTATTGCAAGATCTGGGCAAGCTTGCTGAACCGCTGTGTCGATGGAACCTGACACTCGCCGAAATCGGGGCATTGCACAAGAGACGGCAAACCTGA
- a CDS encoding hemerythrin family protein gives MSPLAIETENIKFQVSGDVVAKMRRFWREHDFTMGIDLLDAQHMWLIALIFHLEELLKAPARDQKQVDGVLKECVKYAQTHFRAEEILFAAAKYPEEAAHEKQHSNFVANIQNLAARSEENAANLGKFLQNWLVQHIKKEDIAYCNFLRQAGFDANGYFQTVVASGSEFVLSDQQLELHAAITQNNEIVPGVSDVVLAEIRRLWRSYSIRLYVPMIDMQHLWLIKMVVELEVALKEGYEKRAHLLGEMLPEVKRYVHEHFSAEEAMMESLGFETRAGHKKQHAAFVKTIEEHNTDYGTGTRSAATLLVKDLKEWLLSHILIEDAKFAKLCREKNAGALQISKQLITEKKVQFKKAQILLYQYVTGNAAR, from the coding sequence ATGAGTCCGCTGGCGATTGAAACAGAGAACATAAAGTTTCAGGTCAGCGGCGACGTCGTCGCGAAAATGCGCCGCTTCTGGCGTGAGCACGATTTCACCATGGGCATCGACTTGCTCGACGCGCAGCACATGTGGCTGATCGCTCTGATTTTTCACCTCGAAGAGCTGCTGAAAGCCCCAGCGCGCGACCAGAAGCAGGTCGACGGAGTTCTGAAAGAATGCGTGAAATATGCGCAGACGCATTTTCGTGCTGAAGAAATACTCTTCGCTGCGGCGAAATACCCCGAAGAGGCTGCGCACGAAAAGCAGCACAGTAACTTCGTCGCGAATATTCAAAACCTTGCCGCCAGGTCAGAAGAAAATGCGGCAAACCTCGGCAAGTTCTTGCAGAACTGGCTCGTGCAGCATATCAAGAAAGAAGATATAGCCTACTGCAACTTTCTGCGCCAGGCCGGTTTTGACGCGAATGGCTACTTTCAGACCGTCGTCGCGTCAGGTTCTGAGTTTGTGCTGAGTGACCAGCAGCTTGAGCTGCATGCGGCGATCACGCAAAACAATGAGATTGTGCCGGGTGTTTCAGATGTTGTGCTCGCCGAGATTCGCCGCCTGTGGCGCAGTTATTCGATTCGGCTCTATGTGCCCATGATCGACATGCAGCACCTGTGGCTGATCAAGATGGTTGTCGAGCTCGAGGTTGCTCTGAAAGAGGGGTACGAAAAACGTGCGCACCTTTTGGGCGAGATGCTGCCCGAGGTGAAGCGTTACGTGCACGAACATTTCTCCGCTGAAGAGGCGATGATGGAATCACTCGGTTTTGAAACCCGCGCCGGTCACAAGAAACAGCACGCAGCGTTCGTCAAAACGATCGAAGAGCACAACACCGACTATGGCACCGGCACCCGCAGCGCCGCCACGCTTCTGGTCAAAGATCTCAAAGAATGGCTGCTTTCGCACATTCTCATCGAAGACGCCAAATTTGCGAAGCTGTGCCGCGAGAAAAACGCCGGGGCGTTACAGATCTCGAAGCAGCTCATCACCGAGAAAAAGGTACAGTTCAAGAAAGCGCAGATTCTGCTCTACCAGTACGTGACCGGTAACGCGGCGCGCTGA
- a CDS encoding flagellin: MIINHNLSAINSHRVLKFQHEETSKSMEKLSSGMRINRGGDDASGLAVSEKMRTQVAGLRQAERNAEDGMSMIQTTEGYLNELSELLQRIRVLGVQSANGIYTAEDRQMMQVEVSQLIDEVDRIASQAEFNTMKLLQGDFARTSATASMWFHIGANMHQRERVFITTMTAAALNLRTQAGGIESISTAAKANSMIGLTDEALYQVNKQRANLGAYFNRLEHAAKGLMNAYENIQASESRIRDTDMAEEMTKFTKNQVLIQSGTAMLAQANAKPQSVLALLR; encoded by the coding sequence ATGATTATCAATCACAATTTGAGTGCGATTAACTCGCACCGCGTGCTGAAGTTTCAGCACGAAGAGACCAGCAAGAGCATGGAGAAGCTTTCGAGCGGCATGCGCATCAACCGCGGCGGCGACGACGCATCGGGGCTTGCGGTTTCAGAAAAAATGCGCACTCAGGTGGCCGGCCTGCGCCAGGCAGAACGCAACGCTGAAGACGGCATGAGCATGATTCAGACAACCGAAGGTTATCTGAATGAGCTCAGCGAACTCTTGCAGCGCATTCGTGTTCTCGGTGTGCAGTCTGCAAACGGTATCTATACCGCCGAAGACCGCCAGATGATGCAGGTTGAGGTGTCTCAGCTGATCGACGAAGTTGATCGTATTGCATCTCAGGCAGAATTCAACACCATGAAACTGCTGCAGGGCGACTTTGCCCGCACTTCAGCGACAGCTTCTATGTGGTTTCACATCGGTGCCAACATGCACCAGCGTGAGCGTGTGTTCATCACAACTATGACAGCTGCAGCTCTGAATCTGCGTACACAGGCTGGCGGTATCGAGTCGATTTCAACTGCAGCGAAAGCGAACAGCATGATCGGCCTCACCGACGAAGCGCTGTATCAGGTGAATAAGCAGCGTGCCAACCTCGGCGCGTACTTCAACCGCCTCGAGCACGCAGCAAAAGGCCTCATGAACGCTTATGAGAACATTCAGGCATCTGAAAGCCGTATTCGCGACACCGACATGGCAGAAGAGATGACGAAGTTCACAAAGAACCAGGTACTGATACAGAGTGGTACGGCAATGCTGGCGCAAGCCAACGCAAAACCACAATCAGTGCTGGCTTTGCTTCGATAA